A stretch of DNA from Melospiza melodia melodia isolate bMelMel2 chromosome Z, bMelMel2.pri, whole genome shotgun sequence:
GCATTTTGAGGGCTTTCCTTTGGCAGCAGTGTGGCTCTATAGAGTCAATGCTCATTCGCTGCTGAGAAAAATATCTCCTGGGATGGTGTCATGTGAAAAGGGTGATGTTGTCCTCCAAAGGGAATGATGTTGGGGCCTACTCCATGATGAGGAATGAGGGGCAATGAGTAGAGAATCCATTTCAAAGATGTACTTCTGACCTGAACTATAATGCTCTTATTAACCCACACATTTGAGTGGCAATGCACTGCAGGAATGGAGCCAAGGTACAGGGCTCATCCATCAATCATTGCATAGATATTCAAGTTCTCTTTGGGAAATGTAGAATACAATTCTGCCAGTAGCTTGTAGCTGATCTAGTCAATCAGAACCTAATGCTAGGCCTTAGTGCAAAGAATGCCTCTCTAAATTCAAGAGTTTTTCCTGCATACAGCTTTCACTTGAAAACATGTGTGAGGTCTCTTTAGCTGTGTGATTTGCAGTGGTGTTTTTGTAGTGTGATGAATACAAGAAAGTAACAGGTAAGAGGTTTTATTAGACTAGATGGAGTGGGGGGGACACTTGGAGACACTTCTAGGCACACAGATTTTGACAAAGGCTTTTATGCTTAAAACATTTAACACTTTTGTATGCTGCAAAGACATTAAGGGGAAATGAAATATCAAACAACACTGTTTGAACACACAGTAACTGGATATGGGAACAAGAGGGTAAGTCATGGCAAAAAACCCTACCTTATTTTTTGTAGAAAATGGACTTTCTTCTCCCCTCCAGTTATTTTCTTGCAGACTAACTTCTGTTTAGAAACTCAGAATCAAAAAACTATTTGCATTGCTGCTGCCATCTCTTAAAACAAGCTTTATGACTAATCCACTTACGATGATAAGACCACGTGTCACAGGTTTTTAAAAATCTAAACAGTTTTTAACTGCATTGGTTTTCCTGCATCATGAGGTAGGGAAAACACATTCTGTCTGGGCATGGTGCTTGTGTCAGGAATCTTTGCAGGGGGGTGCTTTATATAGAGAGTTAATGGCAATCCTGAAATGCTTCATGTGATGTGGAAAGAATTTCACTCTCTTCAAACAGGAAACATCACCAGGCTAAAACATCTGTTCCTTTTATGCACAGCTTTTGTTTCCAAATCCTTGCTATAAAACCAATATGCAAATGtgtttttaagaaaagaaaacatgTGTCTCAAAATTAATTTTCAGAGTTCCTGTTAACATTATATGTCCCTTCCTCTGTTATTAGATTTTTTGGCTCTGTGAATTCAAGCCTGTGTTGGCCAGTGGATTATGCTATTTTAAGCACTGGTAAATCACATTTCTGAAATGTGTGCTTAGCTGTAAGCACATGCTCCCGTGCTATTCGCCTCAGTTGAAGTgaaccctgggcagcctgggggcCACGGGGCTGATGTGGTGCTGCGCTGGCCACTCTTGCCCCTCGCTAGCCAGCGGAGGTATTGCACAGCGCTGTTTGATGCTTGTGTTGTGTGACCGTGACTACTAGGGGGGAAGGAAGGCTGTGTGGAGGCAGCAGGGGGAGCAAAGCCATCTTCACGGCAAGCAAGTAATAGGGAAAAGTGTCGGTGCTTTTGTCTGCACTCTCAATCTGGGCAAAAGAGGAAGCAGCAGCCGTGCCATCTTCACGCCTCTCACACCCAGGAGATGTTATAAACTCAGCAGAGACCCTGGCTTGCAAACATGTCCTACCTCGCCAGAGCTGACTTGCTGGCATCATCCAACAGGGCGAGTCACACCGAAGTTCCTGGCTGCTTTAGGGCGAGAAGAGCTGTACTGGGGGAGCACCCCTTGTGCCACAAGGGTCCACCAAACAGATGCACGCCTGGCAGGGGAGTTATCTATCAGGTGAAAATTACGTTTGGAAATGCTTTTTGAGAAAAAAGACAATCCCAGCCAGCCTGTTCAACTCTGTGCATCCTGCATTTTGCCACCTTTACTGTCCAGACCTCCCAAAACGTCACTTGGTGAAGATGTGACAGTCTTACCCTCCTTACTTGCAGTTCCTGTGAGTCCCTGAGGGAGCAGGTCAAATGGCCTCTAGATTGACCTGTGTACTGACAACCAGCCCCTCAACTCTGTAGGAATATGCTGATTCAGGGGATTCATTTTCAAGCACTGATTTCAAGCATTGAGCCTACATAGTACCCTAATCCCCAGGCTAAGGTAAACAGCAGAAAGCTACTGACTATCTTCTCTGCCTAGGATAAAAATGCAAACCATTGTGTTTCTGTAGCACTACTTAATCCTGTTTTTCATCAAAACCTTTCCACATGGAAGCAACTTATTTTTATGATGCAAAGGATGACTTTTTAGGCTGATTATTATAACCTGGTTTTACTGTTCTCAGGGAATCTGAATCTGCATATTCAGGGACAATATAATCTGGTTTTTTTAGGGTAATAATTTTCtacaatttatttttgtttcaggGAGCAATGTAAATAGCATCTCtcattttctattaaaaaaacctTTAGCCTTCATCAGGTCCTTCCTTCTCATTCCCAATTAGCCTCTTTCCAGCAGCATGGGAAATTCACAGGTTTTGCTTTGGAGGCAGTGAAAATATTAACTAAATATCAAAGATATACCCGGTTTTGAAATGAGTCATGTTTCTGCAGTATCTGTGCCTCCTAATCCACTGCTCTCAGTTTCATTGCTGGATGAGGCCCACAACCCCATCAAATAAGTTTCTACAATAATAAAGAGGAATTACTGCTAGATGGGCTGGGAGATTTCACTTTATTGAAATGTTAGTCCTGACCTAGTCTCTTATAACAGAAGTTGTGATGATATCTTCTGACACTCTCTAGGAATTTAATGGTTTGCAGAAATACTGAACTGTGGGGaactgggaaggagagggaggcgtgccctatttttctttaaaaatgaccaagcaatcaaacaaacaaacaaaccaagaagaaaaaagagaaagcaaactaAGTGTTTAATATCTTGAACTACTTATAATGATCAGTAATCATGTCCAACATAAATCCTTTTAAAGTATAAGTGAGTAGCTCTGACAGGATTTAATACTTGTCACAAGGACAACACTGAGTTCTATGGCAggcttatttttaattattaaaatattaaagtatTATAATCTCAAGAAAAAATCTGTTATGGCCAATGCAAGCTTTTCCCAAAAAGTGGAGACTAGAACAAAGTACAACTCAATCCAAAGAGACTTTAAAACAAAGTATGTTAATTGATTAAAGAGAGAGCAACATTTTGAAAAATAGTTGAAGTCAAATAGGCTTTATTATTTTGTTGAAGAAAAGCTTTctgttttatataaatatgtcTGTCAAGATATTTCCTTTCTGGGAATTGTAACACACAGTACTCCAGTTAAATCCAGAGGAAGTTGTGCAGGTTCTGGTCTACCAAGATAAGAAACTTAAGGAATAGCATAGACAGTAAAAGTTATAGTGAGTAGATGTGTTGGTAACTGGTGTGCAGGGGCCGGATAAAGCTATTTGAAATCTCAGTAGCTGATCTCCTGAGTGTGAATGTTGGCTTTGCAAATGCACTTCCATGCTTTAACAGTTATTTTTCAGGGGGGAGTGTTAATTGTGTTTACTTTTACATGTTCAAAAGCAGATGATATTATTCTCTTAGAACACTGAATGCTGAAGTTGATTCCTCATTGATGAAGGTAATGTGGTTTTAGGATTCCTACTGTGAGCACCTGGGCTCAGCAAGGTTGGTCCTAGAAAATGCATTAACCTTGGAGCCTCTTGTGTAGAGAACTGAGGCAGGACATGAATTTCCCTGTGCTCATCTGCTCATCACTTGCCATTGTTTCTTCTTCACCTCCGCTGAAATTAAACCAGAGAGCTACCAGTTCACATGAGATGCCATCTTCAATTTTGAAGTCATACAGagagaaaaataattaattcaaGACACAACTAATGAAGAGCCTGGATGGTGTTTGGAAGCACTTTGGGGTTGGCAGTCTGTGGCTGCAGAGGGGTGgccccacagcagcactgcagtgcCCCTCCAGGGAACTCAACTCCCCTCAGGCTGGGCTGTGATACTAGGAAGGGTGAAGGTTGAGAAGAAATACTGTCTTCACATTCCCTGACAGATGATTGCTTCTGTGGGAACTCTCAGCATTGAAAAGGCCTTTGCACCTTCCTGAGTATATCGTGATGTCAGAAGTGTGGGAAATTTTGGTACAAATGACTCATACCTGCCTATATGAGGATTAGaagatttttaaatattaaaaagcaaTCAGCTTGTTAGAAATTATCAGTTGCAATCTTACTTGCTTTGTTCTGTTATGTatattgttttgctttgcattaaGTTTCTGAAGCAAAGTAAATTCATTCTGTGGGTGTGAGAACTGACACTTTCTTTCAGGATTTACTCTGTGTCTTTGTCACCCTCATTTCTTCGTCTTCTCTCTGATTGCTCCCTGGAAGAACCCAGTGTTCCTCCACAACTGGGAGGGGGAAAACAGATTAGGGCTACCCCTAACAAGGCGCAAACTGGGCTGGAAGGGGTGAGGACTGGCAGGATGTGGCAGTCTGTGGGCATTGTCTTCCCATGAGCAGTTCCTGATCCCTTTTcctgcccacagccccagcctTGGTGTGGGTCTGCCTGCTCCACCACAGCCCCGCCTGTAACTTCCCCAGGGCTGATCTGAGGGACAGGTATCAAGGGCTAATCCTGGGTGATTGTTTGGACAGTAATTTCACAGGCTTTTGTCCCATTTTGGGATTTTCTTCtcgtttgggtttgtttttttttatttccacaaTTCAAAAATTAAGTCAGAGCTGATGGAACAAGCCAAACCCATGGTCAAAGTGCTCTGAACAGCTGTAGTTGATAGTTGACTGAGCTTTGTGAACAATTTTTTCCAAAATAAAGTCTGGAATAAGCATTCTTCAGATCTGCTGTAGCTGTTCTTAAATTTCATGTGGAAGACAAGGCTTTTGACCCCAGCCCCATAAATCTATGCCGGAAAACTAACTTTGCATAGATGAAAACTTGCCATTTTTAGTGTCCCAGAAAGTGCAGCACAGCTAAGTCCAGTCCAGGGCACAGATAAACAAGGTGCTGTGAGACTAGCCATGAGAACAGCCAGGCTGTGACTGGGACCTGTGCTGCACAGCACTGCTGTGTGAGCCGTGTGGAAAAATTTACCAAGCTTCTTGACTTACCATCAGTCCCTTCTTGGAAGGATTTTGTTTCATCAATGCTAAATTTTCCATGGGGATTTGAGACTTCACATTTACTGTTTTATTAATTCCCATTTGAAAACAATGTATTTGCCTCATCTAACTTCTAGAAAAATACTGACTGGAAGAAATACCAGAGGGCTTCAGCTAGCTGGGGGCATAATGCACAACTCCCCTGGTAACACAATGGCAATGAAATATGTACTATTCCAAAATGTTACTAGGGCAAGATGAGGAGAAATGATTTCTGAATCTCCATCTTTCTTACCTTACACTTAAGAATCCTTACCTTTCTTGAAAGTAAGAATTAAACAAAGGCATATTGGCTTGCAATTTTcgttttcctttttatttgttcCATGACTATGACTATTCCAGGGTTCCCATATTTAAATGTCTTCTAGATATTGTCCTAATACAAATAATTTCTGTTGCCTCACAGCTGGCCAAAAAGTAATTGAAATCAAGTGTTTCTTTATGAACTCCTGTCCGTCACCTCTGAGATCTTGGTTTTCTCAAGAATAGTTAATTTTTCTTTCAGTTCCCTTCTGTGGACCAATAGCACTTTATTGATAGGCATGCTCATAAAGACCTGAAATACTGTCTTGTCAAAAGACATGTACATTCACCTAAAATTCTTACATTTGTCTCTCATTTCACTTTGCCCTCTAGTGTCCATTCTGATTTATGCCTGCACTGCAAAGTACTGTGTTGATTGAAATACATCAAAACAGATTTTTATTTGATTAGGAGATTTTTAAGGACAGCtatgaattaaaaagaaaacataatGATACAGAAGTTTCTGAACAATTAGTGGGCCATAAATGAACACATTCCGATTTCAGACAAGTTAGGCAATAAAAACTGGAATCCCCGACAAGAGAGCAGCTGAAAAATATTTCATGCTATTTCCAAATTTCTGTAAAAGTAAGACCATTTCAATAACAGTTTTGTGCATTGCAATAGCCACCCAAGGACATCAGAACTAGAAGGGTAAGTAAGCTGaatgtaattttattttacaGGTTTGAAGAAGTACAAAGAACAAACAAGCAACAGAAATGAGATTTGAAACAGCCCCAGGGTGGGTCCATTTCAAGTGCTGTTAGTTACAAAGCAAAGAAATACATATTTTGTTGTAACATTTGCGGCAAGGTGTTACACGTGGAAAAATTACTCTGATAATTTACTCtggttttttggtcttttttgttgttcttgatCATGGTGAGGTTGCTAGTAGCTTTTATTTCTGGTATTTCGGCTTTATCCATGAGATCCATGTCTGCCATCTCTTCTTTACCTTGCATCCATGAATGGTAGAGAGGAGAGTATGGACACCCTGCAAAAGACACCTGTGTCATAGATGTGACACCTGAGACACTGTGCACCATCACTGCTGTTCTCTCCAGTCAGTTTTTTTGCTTAGATACACTTTTTATTATCTTCCCTTTCAACTTTTTGGAATGGTTGAAGGTCAGAAAAAGCTCTAAAGTTGTTCTTTAGAGAACAACTCTGGCAATTTCAGCCCTCCAAGACTAACACCACCTTCTTTTGGGATCCACAGATATGCTCTCTCCTCTGCTTCACTATGCCAGATCCAGAAGCCTGTGCCAAATGTACAACAGGGTAGCCATAGATagatgtttgtttggggtttttttaaagtttttgggGTTCTACCAAATTTTTATCTCTATTCTTTGGGTACCCTCACAGCAAATGATTAGGGAAAGCACACTGTTTGAAATGGAGTTATCCAGGGACAGTTTCCCAAGGGTAAAATCCAGGCCCAGTTTTATTGCAAGCTGTTTTAAGGAATTTGATTATATTGTAATTATTACTGAAGGCTGTGTGGTTTGGAAGGGAAAATAATTGGAGGGCTATATATCTGTGTGGTTCCATTTGAGAGCAAAGGGAAAGAGGCATATTTTATGCAGCAATAAAGCACAGCACTGGGCCGTGATGTCTGAGGTTGCAGGAGCCAGAATGAATACACCCATGAGCAAGTAGAATGTGCCACAGACAGATCTGGCTCTAGGGTACTTTTACATAGAAAAGTTACTTCAAATAATCTTACGAAAAAATGGAAGTGAATTGGAAACACTGCAGGAAGGAATGAAACCCTTGCCCCGAAACAGTTAGAGGcaatatatttaaattaaaagtaACACTGTCCAATTGGGAAGTTACTTCAAAAGCCATAACTACTGCAAAAAAATGTACTATGAAGACAAATCCCTCTAGAATTACTTTACATCTTTGAACAAAGCAAATTGGAATTACTCAAGTGTAAAAAAGTTACTTGCTTGGAAAAGAGGATAGCAACTCTCaaagaaaaatgcatattatCAACCTAAGTCAGGATCACTTAAATAAGCAGTGTACTACTTTATCTTCGATTGCAGTCTGCATCAGTACAAATCTAGCAATTCCTGTAAGATGTGGGATGTGTAGTTCATTCACAAATAAGTGATTCTCTACTTGTAGGTGAAAAAGAGATGGAAGGTAGCTGCATGTTTTCTCAGCAGAGAACACCATAAGATGTCACTTTCTGTCAAAGGCTGCAATATATTCCTAGGGAGTAACTCTCACTGAAAATTCTTATGGATTAATTTATAGCTAGAGTAGACAGCTTACTTACTAATGAAACAAATTAAATTACATTGAATAATGCATTACATTTGCAAAATTAAATTTCAGAAGCATTatttaaatacaataaaaataacTAGAGCACTGCCACAAGATAGATCATAGAACaaaaaataaatgttatttatAATATTTGATTATTAATATTATAAATTATGTGAGGTTAAAATCTTTGTACCTTAGTTTTTAAGCTTCCTTGTCACCTTATCAATCAGTTGGAGACATCTCCTCATTTCTGCACGGCTGATCTCCCAAGAGCACAGGTCGTGTTGTTTATCTTTAAGAAAGCAGTCTATTTTTCGGAAGTACTTTCTCAATTTCAGCCTGCTGACTTCTTTACTCCAGCAGTGTTGGGTGTGTTTTTCGATTACACATGCCTCCAATTGCTCAATTTGCAGATAAAGTGCGTTTTGGAACTGATCCAGTACTGTTCGATCCCAAGCAGCTAGGGTCAGATTTTTGCT
This window harbors:
- the LOC134432195 gene encoding interferon alpha-2-like, producing MNAFGLIQIGLILSSTTIISSPQCNHLPLQQRKVIENSLRLLDKMGKEFPQQCLRDKMSFRFPTQVLQPRQKETVGVAIEEILQHIFYIFSKNLTLAAWDRTVLDQFQNALYLQIEQLEACVIEKHTQHCWSKEVSRLKLRKYFRKIDCFLKDKQHDLCSWEISRAEMRRCLQLIDKVTRKLKN